The Hemibagrus wyckioides isolate EC202008001 linkage group LG12, SWU_Hwy_1.0, whole genome shotgun sequence genome includes a window with the following:
- the LOC131362678 gene encoding uncharacterized protein LOC131362678, with translation MASSNQDARQYIKDAHENLVRWLQNLPLIVEKLHQQNIFNGNEIREIAAEPENSNKTRRILDWVLNKGEEACCNFLRILDHERNSVFPKPDSSNRTPDLHTWICLFSFSDEAEDDYIEGPTSCRQLQKHLKTREKHVFGQQWSQSLHFYTDKVHEEFIFVPLVLDTKTEKYTPRNKIIFKSKKSKKSRSKKMKTYIPKDTQRQSPEDLLNSREKSILIVGKPGIGKTTVVQQMLHHWAERDDGKLDFMFYFDENTLTNTSTPVSLENLLLSTFLMSNPQIKENAEEILQYLQEYSERVTIVFDGIRDFQNNVILLEIIQLLPEAKIVATCRPEVEYEFSDWTTCKVYVQGFSEESIYDFFRKVSCNDPELVDIVINNPALFSLCHVPMYAFMVAACISYYTSEEAQKPFTASELYVRIFRHCLQRHRNKKLLHLDEHIKNCRDKVLSLAESAFNATKSKTIDLEFDYDEGGIAGAFLKTVSVVSHSRSFCAFLHNTMQEFFSALWLLEKSEILDDVLLLCQNENSEHMKHVIPFLCGLQSQTNIDHLKCLFPLNKVKENSDGFFEKVLNTFIGEKPEDEYVDIAFICQCLYEFQSPETCCSFLERINYHLDLSEEHLDPYTCCAVSYVINHSRNTQVHLDLENSAVSLSGLKMILRHSHYLRNFSTTLSQIWTIALKCADLNYLIYLLQLCGNEIHIPMSSQTDVLEQAGKIITQYAEQPILHLHCDKDPQQLTDRFITTVFSWLPHISSFHFTPTQGESKENCQQKFMPFKLDLCHQAFLYHREENICITVKKIMVDIYEGQSDFLLDLFSHVKQYESKTDRSVLPALLPVYRSLPAVWSIKLSERKVSLLLEVLKLQTQKKPVELIDWSDEESEVRSFLQCLPYISQLRFKVFYSEQKEKKERCRTFLLDLCLQTALHQPQNIQQTVEKVMPDTKYYHYYDEEQSDFLLDLFSHVKQYESKTDRSVLPALLPVYRSLPAVWSIKLSERKVSLLLEVLKLQTQKKPVELIDWSDEESEVRSFLQCLPYISQLRFKVFDSEQGERKERWRTFLLDLCLQTALHQPQNIQQTVEKVMPDTKYYHYYDEEQSDFLLDLFSHVKQYESKTDRSVLPALLPVYRSLPAVWFHVFDSEQGERKERWRTFLLDLCLQTALHQPQNIQQTVEKVMEDAEDYEEDYEYFVAEQSDFLLDLFSHVKQYESKTDRSVLPALLPVYRSLPAVWSINLSERKVSLLLEVLKLQTQKKPVELIDWSDEESEVRSFLQCLPYISQLRCEETLIPCLSKAAADHTEDTKLVRAFFAAVDFIFIIDWVLTTRECRAVGKLLNLSDSKLKLTLKPQAISLRGARLLFRHTTHLQKLCLSERVVGRMVRAFRAVRAGGSLVIEELCLDFNSSNPEIFRFLSSLSSLLNIWTVHCVNLTECRMEAQSLISLMCHPGHFNIRLSKATLQQFTGLLYEAQDGELTRFFLEKVGGDLTSCSLSWEELIYFLQQRVCRISVNIRKSKITYKHTREILPLLSEIQFKRLNPSVALSIIREIYKTGSAHCVSSLLSSVHNCINLNNTQLDSYHCTALCFTLQHCTSVSLSLLWTSIPEGELVKILPLFNRVSQLSVDRSLLLKILHCCSISELQQGAAAAVFSALQNRLDFSCSTGLDLSTETQNNTLNLTTEDCRDISTAIQKSHQHTELILEDCELEDTGVDMFLLIVHTVRLRCSKPLLLRFLALLRVMNESDCMRHVMSLSKALNREMDLSETPLDLHDYRSLALFLEFSEGLSELDLSHCKLTDHGLELLLPHLDKVEVLDLSYSEIDDCLAGKIYTAVSTSSNIQTVRLFNNRITDKEPFRKDKRFEIW, from the exons ATGGCTTCTTCAAATCAAGATGCCAGACAGTATATAAAAGATGCTCATGAAAACCTGGTCAGATGGCTACAAAACCTGCCTCTAATTGTTGAAAAACTTCACCAACAGAATATTTTCAATGGCAATGAAATTAGAGAAATTGCGGCAGAACCAGAAAATTCCAACAAAACCAGGAGGATATTGGACTGGGTCTTAAACAAGGGTGAGGAGGCCTGCTGTAACTTTCTCAGAATACTGGATCACGAGAGGAACTCTGTCTTTCCAAAGCCAGATTCTTCTAACCGGACTCCTGATTTACATACATGGATCTGCCTGTTCTCCTTTAGCGATGAGGCTGAAGATGACTATATTGAGG GACCTACCTCATGTCGTCAGCtgcaaaaacatttaaagacaaGAGAAAAGCACGTTTTTGGTCAAcagtggagtcagagcctgcatTTCTATACAGACAAAGTACATGAAGAGTTCATCTTTGTTCCTCTAGTGTTGGATACAAAGACAGAAAAGTATACACCCCGTAACAAAATCATATTCAAGAGCAAGAAATCTAAAAAGTCCCGTTCAAAAAAGATGAAGACCTACATACCAaaggacacacagagacaatcCCCTGAAGATTTACTCAATAGCAGGGAGAAGAGTATCCTAATAGTAGGAAAACCTGGAATTGGGAAGACGACAGTTGTTCAGCAAATGTTGCATCACTGGGCAGAAAGAGATGACGGAAAACTTGACTTCATGTTTTACTTTGATGAAAACACACTGACAAATACCTCAACTCCAGTTAGCTTAGAAAATCTCCTGCTGAGCACATTTCTAATGTCAAATCCACAGATTAAAGaaaatgctgaagaaatctTGCAGTATCTTCAAGAATATTCTGAAAGAGTCACCATTGTTTTTGATGGAATCAGAGATTTTCAGAACAACGTGATTTTGCTGGAAATCATACAACTTCTGCCTGAAGCAAAGATAGTGGCAACATGCAGGCCTGAAGTAGAGTACGAGTTCTCTGACTGGACAACATGCAAAGTCTATGTTCAAGGTTTCAGTGAAGAGTcgatttatgatttttttaggAAAGTGTCATGTAATGATCCAGAGTTAGTAGACATTGTGATAAACAATCCTGCTCTCTTCAGTCTCTGCCACGTCCCTATGTATGCTTTTATGGTGGCAGCCTGCATTTCATACTACACTTCTGAAGAAGCACAGAAACCCTTCACAGCTAGTGAGCTGTATGTACGAATTTTCCGTCACTGtctacagagacacagaaataaGAAACTACTGCATTTAgatgaacacattaaaaacTGCAGAGACAAGGTCCTGTCTTTAGCAGAGAGCGCTTTCAATGCAACCAAGTCAAAAACTATCGACCTGGAGTTTGATTATGATGAGGGAGGCATTGCTGGTGCTTTCTTGAAGACTGTCTCAGTTGTGTCACATTCCAGGAGTTTTTGTGCATTTCTTCACAACACAATGCAGGAatttttttctgctctctggCTTCTAGAAAAATCAGAAATACTTGATGATGTTCTTCTTCTGTGTCAGAATGAAAACAGTGAACACATGAAACATGTAATTCCTTTCCTCTGTGGACTTCAATCACAAACCAACATTGATCATCTGAAGTGTCTCTTTCCACTGAACAAGGTGAAGGAAAATAGTGATGGGTTCTTTGAGAAGGTCTTAAACACTTTCATTGGTGAAAAACCAGAGGATGAATACGTTGACATTGCCTTCATATGTCAGTGTCTGTATGAATTTCAGTCACCTGAAACCTGCTGCTCATTTCTAGAGAGAATAAACTATCATCTAGATTTGAGTGAGGAACATCTTGACCCTTACACATGCTGTGCTGTGTCCTATGTAATCAACCACTCCAGAAACACACAGGTTCATCTTGATTTGGAGAACAGTGCTGTGTCCCTCTCAGGCCTGAAGATGATTCTCAGACATTCACATTATCTAag GAATTTCTCAACAACACTAAGTCAGATCTGGACAATTGCCTTGAAGTGTGCGGACCTGAATTATCTGATATATCTGCTGCAATTATGTGGGAATGAGATTCACATCCCAATGAGCAGTCAGACAGATGTGCTTGAGCAAGCTGGAAAAATTATAACCCAATATGCAGAACAACCAATTCTCCATCTGCACTGTGATAAAGACCCACAACAGCTCACAGATCGTTTCATTACCACAGTGTTCTCATGGCTGCCACACATCAGCTCTTTCCA TTTTACCCCTACACAGGGAGAGTCAAAGGAAAACTGTCAACAGAAATTCATGCCCTTTAAACTGGATTTGTGTCATCAAGCATTTCTGTATCACAGAGAAGAAaacatctgcataacagtgaaGAAAATAATGGTAGATATTTATGAAGGACAGAGTGATTTCCTGCTGGATCTGTTCTCACATGTGAAGCAGTATGAGAGTAAAACAGACAGGAGTGTCCTTCCAGCATTGCTGCCAGTTTACCGGTCACTTCCTGCAGTCTGGTCCATAAAGCTCTCCGAGAGAAAAGTCTCCCTCCTCCTAGAAGTGCTGAAACTCCAAACACAGAAGAAACCAGTGGAGCTGATAGACTGGTCAGATGAAGAGAGTGAAGTGAGGAGTTTCCTTCAGTGTCTGCCCTACATCTCACAGCTCAGGTTTAAAGT GTTTTACTctgaacagaaagagaaaaaagagagatgcaGAACATTTCTACTGGATTTGTGTCTGCAAACAGCTCTACACCAACCACAAAACATCCAGCAGACAGTGGAGAAAGTGATGCCAGATACTAAATACTATCATTATTATGATGAAGAACAGAGTGATTTCCTGCTGGATCTGTTCTCACATGTGAAGCAGTATGAGAGTAAAACAGACAGGAGTGTCCTTCCAGCATTGCTGCCAGTTTACCGGTCACTTCCTGCAGTCTGGTCCATAAAGCTCTCCGAGAGAAAAGTCTCCCTCCTCCTAGAAGTGCTGAAACTCCAAACACAGAAGAAACCAGTGGAGCTGATAGACTGGTCAGATGAAGAGAGTGAAGTGAGGAGTTTCCTTCAGTGTCTGCCCTACATCTCACAGCTCAGGTTTAAAGT GTTTGATTCtgaacagggagagagaaaagagagatggagaacaTTTCTACTGGATTTGTGTCTGCAAACAGCTCTACACCAACCACAAAACATCCAGCAGACAGTGGAGAAAGTGATGCCAGATACTAAATACTATCATTATTATGATGAAGAACAGAGTGATTTCCTGCTGGATCTGTTCTCACATGTGAAGCAGTATGAGAGTAAAACAGACAGGAGTGTCCTTCCAGCATTGCTGCCAGTTTACCGGTCACTTCCTGCAGTCTGGTTTCATGT GTTTGATTCtgaacagggagagagaaaagagagatggagaacaTTTCTACTGGATTTGTGTCTGCAAACAGCTCTACACCAACCACAAAACATCCAGCAGACAGTGGAGAAAGTGATGGAAGATGCTGAAGACTATGAAGAAGACTATGAATATTTTGTTGCTGAACAGAGTGATTTCCTGCTGGATCTGTTCTCACATGTGAAGCAGTATGAGAGTAAAACAGACAGGAGTGTCCTTCCAGCATTGCTGCCAGTTTACCGGTCACTTCCTGCAGTCTGGTCCATAAATCTCTCCGAGAGAAAAGTCTCCCTCCTCCTAGAAGTGCTGAAACTCCAAACACAGAAGAAACCAGTGGAGCTGATAGACTGGTCAGATGAAGAGAGTGAAGTGAGGAGTTTCCTTCAGTGTCTGCCCTACATCTCACAGCTCAG ATGTGAAGAAACGTTAATTCCATGTTTAAGTAAAGCAGCTGCTGACCACACAGAAGACACGAAGCTGGTGAGGGCTTTCTTTGCTGCTGTGGACTTCATCTTCATTATAGATTGGGTTTTAACCACTCGTGAGTGCAGGGCTGTGGGAAAATTACTGAATCTCTCAGACTCTAAACTCAAACTCACTCTGAAACCCCAAGCCATCTCTCTCCGAGGGGCCAGACTTCTCTtcagacacaccacacacctacAGAAACTCTG CCTGAGTGAGCGTGTGGTAGGGAGGATGGTACGAGCATTTCGAGCAGTGAGAGCCGGTGGCTCTTTGGTCATTGAGGAGCTCTGTCTGGACTTTAACAGCTCAAACCCAGAGATCTTCAGATTTCTGAGCAGTTTGTCTTCCCTCCTGAACATCTGGACTGTTCACTGTGTGAACCTCACTGAGTGCAGGATGGAGGCTCAGTCTCTCATCAGCCTCATGTGTCATCCTGGCCATTTCAATATCAG attATCAAAAGCGACTCTCCAGCAGTTTACTGGTCTGCTGTATGAGGCTCAGGATGGGGAACTGACCCGCTTTTTCCTGGAGAAGGTGGGAGGAGACCTGACTTCCTGTTCTCTCAGTTGGGAGGAGCTTATCTATTTTCTCCAGCAGCGAGTTTGCCGCATTAGTGTGAACATCAGAAAGAGCAAaatcacatataaacacaccaGAGAGATTCTTCCTCTACTGTCTGAAATTCAGTTTAAAcg ATTGAACCCCAGTGTTGCGCTGTCAATCATCAGAGAGATCTATAAGACTGGCtctgctcactgtgtgtccAGTCTGTTGAGTTCAGTACACAACTGTAtcaacctgaacaatacacagcTGGACTCATACCACTGTACTGCCCTGTGCTTCACCCTCCAACACTGtacatctgtctctctgagcCTGCTGTGGACCTCCATACCAGAGGGGGAGCTGGTGAAGATTCTGCCTCTGTTCAACAGAGTTTCTCAGCTCAG TGTTGACAGGTCCCTGTTGCTGAAGATACTCCACTGTTGCAGTATCTCTGAgctccagcagggggcagcagcagcagttttcTCTGCTCTGCAGAACAGACTGGACTTCTCTTGTAGCACTGGATTAGATCtgagcacagaaacacagaataacactctgAATCTGACCACTGAGGACTGCAGAGACATCAGCACTGCCATCCAGAAATCTCATCAACATACAGAGCTCATTCTAGAGGACTGTGAGCTGGAGGACACTGGAGTGGACATGTTCTTACTTATTGTACATACTGTGAGACTACG CTGTAGTAAACCTCTATTGCTCCGGTTCCTGGCTCTTCTCCGTGTGATGAATGAGTCAGACTGTATGAGACATGTTATGTCCCTCTCAAAGGCTCTGAATAGAGAAATGGACCTCAGTGAGACACCTCTGGACCTCCATGACTATAGATCATTAGCTTTGTTTCTGGAATTTTCTGAAGGTCTGTCAGAACTGGACCTCAGCCACTGCAAGCTCACTGATCACGGCCTGGAGCTGCTGTTACCACATCTGGATAAAGTAGAGGTCCTGGA TCTGAGTTACAGTGAGATAGACGATTGTTTAGCAGGAAAGATCTACACAGCTGTTTCCACTAGCAGCAACATACAGACAGTTCG ACTCTTCAACAACAGAATTACTGATAAGGAGCCTTTTCGAAAAGACAAGCGCTTCGAGATCTGGTGA